One window of Mesoplasma syrphidae genomic DNA carries:
- a CDS encoding ABC transporter permease: protein MVSNINTEVEEILDEPELTNITRISSAALNKKTRKQEKEKGKNVSFYNLLVYFLKLIFIDKAFLIIFGIGFVFAIVFGIMAKVQSSPIVVFNWYYLINTVLLLILVSRLVTYFLHNKFEDQTMTIIIQQKTKRITILISIWVAIFLGILALNILSTVSMVLLNTGNSYGIRYLFTNLAYQTACSIFFISFLFFLTLFCKQQIVSIILSFVLLSLFISSLPQQFFATKMNDTQITFVDRSGSSFMYKGSEINNALIFNENVNKGHIKFPHLSKYINDYYISKSYTIANYEGREELNSRMVMWSDLGIINTKEEPLLVNGSTTTKLKIDTITSRSGVTDFSKGDVVDIKLSFKNKFKNIESIKDVYETTDDAEHKAVLSDLIDFFNYYESTFKSVYPAISNEQEMLEKMWSSNYNNYGKYLSLQINSAVSTMSKPGKEVEPETNKNIEANITNAFFQSYIFNNYFATESSKNYDLSFSTNRNEPEYANNYKALMNAFSEQMYFELFIRILEDNFINQTSNYVIITESEVLRNENFNDYERYMKNYQLLNLVLFPANMNSYFNHYAGKEWDQYWFNFGSKSSINFESQDNIFFTNVKFKVVVNDENNKISGTQRPNIQLYLAIQVAFLLLTAAISVYLFIRKDLK from the coding sequence ATGGTATCAAATATAAACACTGAAGTAGAAGAAATTCTGGATGAACCAGAATTAACAAATATTACAAGAATTTCTTCAGCTGCATTAAATAAAAAAACAAGAAAGCAAGAAAAAGAGAAAGGAAAAAATGTAAGTTTTTATAACTTACTAGTCTATTTTTTAAAACTGATCTTTATTGATAAAGCTTTTTTAATTATTTTTGGAATTGGTTTTGTATTTGCAATTGTTTTTGGGATTATGGCAAAAGTTCAAAGTTCACCCATTGTAGTTTTCAACTGATATTACTTAATTAATACGGTTTTATTATTAATTTTAGTTTCTAGATTAGTGACATATTTTTTGCATAACAAATTTGAAGATCAAACTATGACAATTATTATTCAGCAAAAAACAAAAAGAATAACAATTTTAATAAGTATATGAGTAGCAATTTTTTTAGGAATACTTGCATTAAATATTTTATCAACGGTATCAATGGTGCTTTTAAATACAGGAAATTCATATGGAATTAGATACTTATTTACTAATTTAGCTTACCAAACAGCCTGTTCAATCTTTTTCATTAGTTTTTTATTTTTCTTAACATTATTTTGCAAACAACAAATTGTATCAATAATTTTGTCTTTTGTGCTATTGTCATTATTCATATCAAGTTTGCCGCAACAATTTTTTGCAACTAAAATGAATGACACACAAATAACATTTGTTGACAGATCGGGAAGTTCATTTATGTACAAGGGATCAGAAATTAATAATGCTCTTATTTTTAACGAAAATGTTAATAAGGGTCATATTAAATTTCCTCATCTAAGTAAATATATAAATGATTATTATATTAGCAAAAGTTATACAATTGCAAACTATGAAGGTAGAGAAGAACTTAATTCGCGAATGGTTATGTGGAGTGATTTAGGGATTATTAATACTAAAGAAGAGCCCCTTTTAGTTAATGGAAGTACAACAACAAAATTGAAAATTGATACTATCACTAGCAGAAGTGGAGTAACTGATTTTTCAAAGGGCGATGTTGTTGATATCAAACTTAGCTTTAAAAATAAGTTCAAAAATATTGAATCAATTAAAGATGTTTATGAAACTACAGATGATGCAGAACATAAGGCTGTTTTATCGGACTTAATCGATTTTTTTAATTATTATGAAAGTACTTTCAAAAGTGTTTATCCAGCAATTTCTAATGAACAAGAAATGCTAGAAAAAATGTGAAGTTCAAACTATAACAATTATGGTAAATACTTGTCTTTACAAATCAATAGTGCTGTTTCTACAATGTCAAAACCAGGCAAAGAAGTAGAACCTGAAACTAATAAAAATATTGAAGCCAATATTACAAATGCTTTTTTTCAAAGTTACATTTTTAACAACTATTTTGCAACTGAAAGTTCAAAAAACTATGACTTATCTTTTAGCACAAATAGAAATGAACCTGAATATGCTAATAACTACAAAGCACTGATGAATGCTTTTAGTGAACAAATGTATTTTGAGTTGTTTATTAGAATTTTAGAGGATAACTTTATTAATCAAACATCTAATTATGTAATTATTACAGAATCTGAAGTACTTCGCAATGAAAACTTTAATGATTATGAACGTTATATGAAAAACTACCAATTATTAAACTTAGTTTTATTTCCAGCTAATATGAATAGCTATTTCAATCACTATGCAGGAAAAGAGTGAGATCAATATTGATTTAACTTTGGCAGCAAGTCTTCTATTAATTTTGAATC
- a CDS encoding PTS glucose transporter subunit IIA, whose protein sequence is MMFIKQNRAIKIYAPADGSILDLSAISNSSIKEIIAKEGFVLQTLKHSFVSPISGKIVMILKTKRAYKIKTKAGIQMLLFLVLEDNHWKIDKFVSNTENGKKVKALRTLCDISLKKNKTDLKEEIDQIINVPILLTNVNEKTLKILKFGEVKKGDLVAILK, encoded by the coding sequence ATGATGTTTATTAAACAAAATAGAGCTATAAAAATTTATGCTCCAGCTGATGGCAGCATTCTTGATCTTAGCGCTATTAGTAATAGTTCTATTAAAGAAATTATTGCGAAAGAAGGGTTTGTTTTACAAACTTTGAAACATTCCTTTGTTTCTCCAATTTCAGGAAAAATTGTTATGATCTTGAAAACAAAGAGAGCTTATAAAATAAAAACCAAGGCAGGAATTCAAATGTTACTTTTTTTGGTACTTGAAGATAATCATTGAAAAATTGACAAATTTGTTTCAAACACTGAAAATGGCAAAAAGGTTAAAGCATTACGTACATTATGCGACATTAGTCTCAAAAAAAATAAGACGGATTTAAAAGAAGAGATTGACCAGATTATAAATGTTCCGATCTTATTAACTAATGTTAATGAAAAGACTTTGAAAATATTAAAATTTGGAGAAGTCAAAAAAGGTGACTTAGTTGCTATTTTGAAATAA
- a CDS encoding lipoprotein, with translation MKKLLTILGAIGLTATAGLSVIACSKDKNEGNEIDPPVEETIEEIIKAFQEDLNKITTKVYNLAENQSKFTRIIKDGEDQGTYNFFNFNYLSNNFKNESNESEKVFNLRNDGKESEVLMLKDLVQLFTQQQFAEEIRLTLETGDNATRYRNIYMGSVDATLGGFKIAQDKDFKLTNSIIKDEQIYTIEMNISRDMYFKDAEGTKTAYQTYEMPLKIVIGQEGVIMNLIEEVTTKLPTMLYNNKETNNKVSTQLKYDDLKEISSNFKSYGNLNESIAKFINTDVFKEDLKKSIEEILTEEFPSQINFKGDIVTSESVKTSATLFEGGTFKQSKFWVDMGNNAMINSLFLKAKETKALDKNVAITELKKTIIDFDKNFGNFDNKAREFLKAVVPNTSEANEIVEQIYTYGNFALSNIEILINDGTNSDVALPIPTIQIPWTFSNTISEEFTDKGDAFLASLYEAILVLNEKSLQANADASSRAERLFDLEDSFKENIRNNSFGVSWQEIINMIEGNENKEQSLERIIGNTNTWSIMNAYSDFQEDERVQFEGLNILMTFNKAAQNYLVFKKYPDGKIGLGFKKGITLQQIRQIDVEYKVNLGLTRIQAKLPFMGYGNQDSFYDAKDAFNYIEDKDFYGDNRDRGAWVNQVYYERETFAIFVLD, from the coding sequence ATGAAAAAACTATTAACTATATTAGGAGCTATTGGATTGACAGCAACCGCCGGTTTATCAGTTATTGCCTGTTCAAAAGATAAAAATGAAGGAAATGAAATTGATCCACCTGTTGAAGAAACTATTGAGGAAATTATTAAGGCATTTCAAGAAGATCTAAATAAAATTACAACAAAAGTTTACAATCTTGCAGAAAACCAATCAAAATTCACAAGAATTATTAAAGACGGAGAAGATCAAGGGACATACAACTTTTTTAATTTTAATTATTTGTCAAATAATTTTAAAAACGAGTCTAATGAGTCTGAAAAAGTTTTTAACCTACGAAATGATGGAAAAGAATCCGAAGTACTTATGTTAAAAGATTTAGTGCAACTTTTTACTCAACAACAATTTGCTGAAGAAATTCGCTTAACTTTAGAAACTGGTGATAATGCAACACGATATAGAAATATTTATATGGGTTCAGTTGATGCAACTTTGGGGGGATTTAAAATAGCCCAGGACAAAGATTTCAAGTTGACTAATTCAATAATTAAGGATGAGCAAATTTATACTATTGAAATGAATATTTCTCGTGATATGTATTTTAAAGATGCTGAAGGAACCAAAACAGCCTATCAAACTTATGAGATGCCTTTAAAAATTGTTATTGGACAAGAAGGAGTGATCATGAATTTAATTGAAGAAGTAACTACAAAATTGCCAACAATGCTATATAACAATAAAGAAACAAATAATAAAGTTTCAACTCAACTTAAATATGATGACTTAAAAGAAATAAGCTCTAATTTTAAAAGTTATGGAAACCTTAATGAATCTATAGCCAAGTTCATTAATACTGATGTTTTTAAAGAAGACTTAAAAAAGTCAATTGAAGAAATTCTGACTGAAGAGTTCCCTTCTCAAATTAATTTTAAAGGCGATATTGTAACTTCTGAGAGTGTCAAAACATCTGCTACTTTATTTGAAGGTGGTACTTTTAAGCAATCTAAATTTTGAGTAGATATGGGAAATAATGCTATGATCAATAGTTTATTTTTAAAAGCAAAAGAAACTAAGGCGTTAGACAAAAATGTTGCAATTACCGAACTTAAAAAAACCATTATTGATTTTGATAAAAACTTTGGAAATTTTGATAACAAAGCAAGAGAATTTTTAAAAGCAGTAGTTCCAAATACAAGTGAGGCTAATGAAATTGTTGAGCAAATATACACATATGGTAATTTTGCATTATCAAATATTGAAATACTAATCAATGATGGAACTAATTCAGATGTAGCCTTACCAATTCCAACAATTCAAATTCCATGAACATTTTCAAATACAATATCAGAAGAGTTTACTGATAAGGGTGATGCCTTTTTGGCTTCATTGTATGAAGCAATCTTGGTGTTAAATGAAAAAAGTCTGCAAGCCAATGCTGATGCAAGTTCAAGAGCAGAAAGGCTATTCGATCTAGAGGATAGTTTCAAAGAAAACATTCGAAATAATTCATTTGGTGTTAGCTGACAAGAAATTATTAATATGATTGAAGGAAATGAAAATAAAGAGCAATCTCTAGAAAGAATAATTGGTAATACCAATACATGATCTATTATGAACGCTTATAGTGACTTTCAAGAAGATGAGAGAGTTCAATTTGAAGGTTTAAATATTCTTATGACTTTTAACAAAGCGGCTCAAAATTATTTGGTTTTCAAAAAATATCCTGATGGAAAAATTGGACTTGGATTTAAAAAAGGAATTACTCTGCAACAAATTAGACAAATTGATGTTGAGTATAAGGTTAACTTAGGTTTAACAAGAATTCAAGCAAAATTGCCATTTATGGGTTATGGTAACCAAGATAGTTTTTATGATGCAAAAGATGCATTTAATTATATTGAAGACAAAGATTTTTATGGTGACAATCGTGATCGTGGAGCTTGAGTTAATCAAGTATATTACGAACGAGAAACTTTTGCAATATTTGTTTTAGATTAA